The stretch of DNA GACAGGACCCGACCACCGACGGGGAGCCGGCCACCGACTGGGTCCCGCGAGCGCCCGGGCATCAGGATCCGACGGCGTCGTAAGACTCGCGATGGGCCAGGATCTGGGCGGAATTGTCGTGGATCCAGGTGCGCAGTGCGCCAATGGGCCCCTGGAGGCTGCGGCCCAGGTCGGTCAGCTCGTAGTCGACGCGCGGCGGCACGCCCGGCAGCTGGGTGCGCGTCACCAGGCCATCGCGCTCCATGGATCGCAGCGTCTGGGTGAGGACCTTGGGCGTCACCCCGCCGACCCGCGAGCGCAGCTCTCCGAAACGGCTCGGCCCGTCGGCCAGGACCGTCACCACCAGCGGGGTCCAACGGTCGACGACGTGGCGCAGCACCGTACGCGACGGGCAGGCGGGCGAGAGGATGTCGAAGTCGAAGACCGCCGTCTCGACATTGCTGTCGGCGGCGCCACCTCGAGCTGTCTCCCGCCGCTCAGCAAGTAGTCCCTCATCCCGTGACACAACGCACTCCTTTGGTTACTTTGAGGTACTCAGTATCCATATCATACCGTCAAGTCATCGCGAAAGCGCCGGCACCCCCGACGCACTCGCCTCGGACAACACCCCACCTACCAGGAGGAAGCCATGAAGATCACCATCATCGGAGGAACCGGCATGGTCGGCTCGGCCACCGTCACCGAGGCCGCCGGTCGTGGGCACGAGGTCGTCTCCGCCTCCCGTTCGGGCCGTCACGCCGAGGGCGCCGTGCAGGACGTCAGCCTCACCCTGACCGACACGCAGGCCGTCGTCGACCTCGTCAACAGCTCCGACGCCACCGTCATCGCCGTCTCCGCAGGCTGCGGAGAGCCCGCCCAGCCCGTCATCGACGCCCACCGCGCCCTCATCGCGGCCACCCCCACCGGCCGGCTCATCGTCGTCGGCGGCGCTGGCTCCCTGCTCACCCCCGACGGTACCCGCCTGGTGGACACCCCCGGCTTCCCTGAGGAGTACAAGGCCGAGGCCCAGGCCTTCGCCGAGATCCTTGACCTCTACCGCGAGGCCGGCAGCGCTCTGACCTGGACCCTGCTCTCCCCCGCGCCCGCATTCACCGACAAGCCGCGCACCGGCAGCTACGTCGAGGGCACTGACCAGCCCGTGGGCAGCGAGATCTCCGTGGCCAACTTCGCCGTCGCCCTGGTGGACGAGGCCGAGAAGGACGGCCACCGAGGCCGGCGCTGGACTATCGCCAACGCCTGAGCCCGCGGTCACCCACAGCACCCCCACCAAGCCGGGCCGGTTCCATGCAGCCGGCCCGGCTTGGCTCGTGCGCCCCGGTCGTTGCAGGCTTGACCCATGACTGCCATCGCCCTGACCATCGCCGGCTCCGAGGCCTCGGGCGGCGCCGGCGCCCAGACCGACCTCAAGACCTTCCACACCCTCGGCGTCTACGGCTGCACGGCCCTGACCTGCATCGTGTCCATGGACCCCAAGGACGGCTGGAACCACCGCTTCGTCCCGGTCGACCCGGCCGTCATCGCCGACCAGATCGAGACCTGCGCCGCCGTCCACTCCCGCGTCGATGCCGTCAAGATCGGCATGCTGGGCACGGCCCCCACCATCGACGTCGTGGAGCAGGCGCTGGAGAGCTACAGCTTCCCCACCGTGGTGCTCGACCCGGTCCTCATCTGCAAGGGCCAGGAGTTCGAAGGCGCCCTCGAGGTGGACAACGCCCTGCGCTCCAAGATCCTGCCGCGCGCCACGATGACCACCCCGAACCTCTTCGAGGCGGCCACCCTGGCGGGCATGGAGGAGATCACGACGGTCGAGCAGCTCAAGGACGCCGCCAAGCGCATCCACGACCAGGGCGTCCCCAACGTCCTGGCCAAGGCCGGCCCGTCGCTGGGCACCGGCACCGCGCTGGACGTCTTCTACGACGGCACCACCTTGGAGGTCCTCGAGGTCGAGGCCGTGGGCACCGAGCGCGTCCACGGCGCCGGCTGCACCCTGGCGGCCGCGGTCACCGCGGAGCTCGCCAAGGGCGCCGGCCCGCTTGAGGCCGCCGTCACCGCCAAGGAGGTCGTCTCCTCATCCATCAGGCACGGGCTGCGCGGCAACATGCCCTTCCTCTACGTCTACCAGGGCGAGTATCAGCCGGCCTGAGCGAACCGGGGCGCACACACGTTCCAGTAGATAGATCATCTAGTAACTAGGTAGTCTATGAACTGTGAACGCCTCGACAGCCCGCCTCCTGCGCGGATTCCTGGAACCCTGCCTGCTCTCGCTGCTGGCCGAGCAGGCCGACTACGGCCTGTCCCTGGCTCAGCGGCTCGCCACCGCCGGCCTGGACGAGGTTCCCGGCGGCACGCTCTACCCAGCCCTCATGCGACTGGAGAAGCGCGGCCTCGTCGCCGTCTCCTGGCGCCCCTCCACCT from Actinomyces sp. Marseille-P3109 encodes:
- a CDS encoding winged helix-turn-helix transcriptional regulator; the protein is MSRDEGLLAERRETARGGAADSNVETAVFDFDILSPACPSRTVLRHVVDRWTPLVVTVLADGPSRFGELRSRVGGVTPKVLTQTLRSMERDGLVTRTQLPGVPPRVDYELTDLGRSLQGPIGALRTWIHDNSAQILAHRESYDAVGS
- a CDS encoding NAD(P)-dependent oxidoreductase translates to MKITIIGGTGMVGSATVTEAAGRGHEVVSASRSGRHAEGAVQDVSLTLTDTQAVVDLVNSSDATVIAVSAGCGEPAQPVIDAHRALIAATPTGRLIVVGGAGSLLTPDGTRLVDTPGFPEEYKAEAQAFAEILDLYREAGSALTWTLLSPAPAFTDKPRTGSYVEGTDQPVGSEISVANFAVALVDEAEKDGHRGRRWTIANA
- a CDS encoding hydroxymethylpyrimidine/phosphomethylpyrimidine kinase; the protein is MTAIALTIAGSEASGGAGAQTDLKTFHTLGVYGCTALTCIVSMDPKDGWNHRFVPVDPAVIADQIETCAAVHSRVDAVKIGMLGTAPTIDVVEQALESYSFPTVVLDPVLICKGQEFEGALEVDNALRSKILPRATMTTPNLFEAATLAGMEEITTVEQLKDAAKRIHDQGVPNVLAKAGPSLGTGTALDVFYDGTTLEVLEVEAVGTERVHGAGCTLAAAVTAELAKGAGPLEAAVTAKEVVSSSIRHGLRGNMPFLYVYQGEYQPA
- a CDS encoding PadR family transcriptional regulator, producing MNASTARLLRGFLEPCLLSLLAEQADYGLSLAQRLATAGLDEVPGGTLYPALMRLEKRGLVAVSWRPSTSGPARKYYELTDAGRTELAARQAEWRTFSTAVGGLIEGRIAQAEAPS